The following are encoded together in the Peromyscus leucopus breed LL Stock chromosome 1, UCI_PerLeu_2.1, whole genome shotgun sequence genome:
- the LOC114710257 gene encoding olfactory receptor 477-like: MEAQNHTTVTEFILLGLTENSTLRVILFMIFLGIYAVTLVGNFSIITLIRICPQLQTPMYLFLSHLAFVDIGFSTTITPIMLTGFLGYGTVLSVAACEAQFCIAVTFGTAECFLLAVMAYDRYVAICSPLLYATNMSPRICFLLVGVSYIGGCVNSWMFTSCLLSLSFCGSNQIDHFFCDFPAVLKLSCSDVSIIGIIPSISAGSIIVITVFVIAISYTYILITILKMHSTDGHQKAFSTCTSHLTAVTVYYGTITFIYVMPKSNYSTEQNKIVSVFYTVVIPMLNPLIYSLRNRDVKEALRKATIRVYP; encoded by the coding sequence ATGGAGGCTCAAAACCACACCACCGTGACAGAATTCATTCTTTTGGGGTTAACAGAGAATTCCACACTACGTGTCATCCTCTTTATGATATTTCTAGGAATATATGCTGTTACTTTAGTAGGCAATTTCAGCATTATCACTTTAATAAGAATCTGCCCCCAGCTCCAAACTCCCATGTATCTGTTCCTTAGCCATCTGGCTTTTGTGGACATTGGGTTTTCCACAACTATCACACCTATAATGCTTACAGGATTCCTTGGATATGGAACGGTACTCTCTGTGGCTGCCTGTGAAGCCCAATTCTGCATTGCAGTGACATTTGGGACAGCTGAGTGCTTCCTCTTAGCTGTCATGgcttatgaccgctatgtggccatctgctcaCCCCTGCTCTACGCCACTAATATGTCCCCCAGGATCTGTTTCCTCTTAGTTGGGGTTTCCTACATAGGTGGATGTGTGAATTCATGGATGTTTACTAGTTGTCTGTTGAGTTTGTCCTTCTGTGGATCAAATCAGATAGATCACTTTTTCTGTGACTTCCCTGCTGTGTTGAAACTGTCTTGCTCAGATGTTTCCATTATTGGAATTATCCCCTCTATCTCTGCTGGATCTATTATTGTGATCACAGTGTTTGTCATAGCTATTTCCTACACCTACATCCTCATCACCATCCTGAAGATGCACTCCACTGACGGCCACCAAaaggccttctccacctgcacATCCCACCTCACTGCAGTCACTGTCTACTATGGGACCATCACCTTCATTTATGTGATGCCTAAGTCCAATTACTctactgaacaaaacaaaatagtgtcTGTGTTCTACACAGTGGTGATCCCCATGCTTAACCCCCTCATCTACAGTCTGAGGAACAGAGATGTAAAGGAGGCCCTGAGAAAGGCCACCATCAGAGTATATCCATAG
- the LOC114710245 gene encoding olfactory receptor 10T2-like — protein MGNHTTVTTFLLWGFSSFPELQNLLFVVILLSHVTILLANASIMVAIKLNHNLHTPMYFLLFALSFSETCTTMVILPRMLVDLLSKNKTISLPECATQMFFFFGLAANNCFIMAAMSYDRYTAIHSPLHYHILMTSKVCVQLVMATCVVGFLCSFGITFTIFSLSFCDSNNIQHFFCDISPLVHLACDYTVHHAMIIFMLSTFVLVGSFVLIMISYVFIVSLVVRMPSAQGRYKVFSTCSSHLTVVSMHYGFGCFVYLIPKNSDSFREDMLMAVTYTVLTPLLNPIVYSLRNKEMQTALRKVLHSVNKILPCLPSKKALNT, from the coding sequence ATGGGCAATCATACCACAGTGACCACATTTCTTCTATGGGGATTTTCTAGCTTCCCAGAACTGCAGAATCTACTCTTTGTTGTGATTCTCCTCTCCCATGTGACCATCCTCCTAGCAAATGCATCCATCATGGTGGCCATCAAGCTCAACCACAACCTTCACACCCCCATGTACTTTCTCCTTTTTGCCCTGTCATTTTCAGAAACCTGCACCACTATGGTGATCCTACCGCGAATGTTAGTGGATTTGTTATCAAAGAACAAGACAATTTCTCTCCCTGAGTGTGCCACacagatgtttttcttctttggactGGCTGCAAACAATTGTTTCATCATGGCTGCCATGTCCTATGACCGTTACACTgccatccacagcccactgcactATCATATCCTTATGACCTCAAAGGTCTGTGTTCAGCTTGTGATGGCTACTTGTGTGGTTGGGTTCCTCTGTTCTTTCGGCATCACCTTCACCATATTCAGCTTGTCTTTCTGTGATTCCAATAATATCCAGCACTTTTTCTGTGACATTTCACCCTTGGTCCATCTTGCTTGTGACTACACTGTTCATCATGCAATGATTATTTTTATGCTCTCTACATTTGTTCTGGTGGGCAGCTTTGTTTTAATCATGATTTCCTATGTCTTCATAGTATCCCTAGTTGTAAGAATGCCTTCTGCACAGGGGAGGTATAAGGTCTTCTCAACGTGCTCCTCCCACCTCACAGTTGTGTCTATGCACTATGGCTTTGGTTGCTTTGTCTACTTGATACCCAAGAACAGTGACTCTTTCCGTGAGGACATGCTGATGGCTGTCACATATACAGTACTGACTCCTCTGCTCAACCCCATTGTTTATAgcttaagaaacaaagaaatgcagACAGCCCTGAGGAAGGTACTACATAGTGTCAACAAAATTTTGCCTTGCCTGCCAAGTAAAAAGGCCCTGAACACTTAA